In the genome of Passer domesticus isolate bPasDom1 chromosome 2, bPasDom1.hap1, whole genome shotgun sequence, the window ACCCTGCTTGGATCTTAGCTTAAGCACACTTTAGCATTACTAAAAAAAGGATATTTCATTACACCCACACAACTTCTGTTTAGATAAACTCCAgttgaaaatgtatttattttgctgaatttgttttttgttgaaaataaaatttaatcaATTGAAGTACTAAGAGTTTTTTTACTTTGTCATATATCAAAGTACGCTAATTCAGATTCCAAATCTCTCTAAGTTAATAGTATTTTTCAGGGTGAGTAAGACTTGTCTATGGTTCTGTACCACTTATAAGAACTGGCTTGCATATGGTGAAGGGCAAAGGCCAATGTTCAGATTTTTCCTACTGATTCTGGGTACTTGATACTGATACCTCCTCTCTAATTCAGTCAAAATAGCTTTTTGTGTATTTTCATCAATTTTCTAAGCCACAAAACCAAGAACAGCAGCTTTATCTTTTAAAACAGCCCAGTGGAACCAAATTAACAGCCATGAGCTGTTAGGCTTCTTTAATGGAAGCCATTACAAGAAATACAATGTAACATCATATTTCacataaaatgcaaaattagTATAGGAACCTGGCAGGTCTCATTTCTATTCTAACACGAAGTATTCTTATCATTTTATAACATTTTCATCTTTTCAGAGTAGCAGACAAGTTGCACAATAAAAGAAGCATGTTCTTGCATAAATGATTGGtgcagggaggaaggggaaaaagaataTGATGGAAGAATGACTGTTGAAACACAAATGTAAAATTTTGGCTCTAATATATCAAATTACTCTTGTTTCTTTAACTACAATCAAATTTGACACTGCTGTGACACTTTGGATCTGCAGAACTGAGACTATCAGATTTATTAAGCTGAAGGAAGTGGAGGAAGTAACTCAAAAACTCCCATTGTCTGAATCTTGCTTTATTGCAGAAGCTCTTCCTCTTTGGTTTGATTATTAATTCTAGAAGCTAATTACAAAGCAAAGTGAGGAGAAATGTGAGAGAACAAACAAAGGAACCCAGCAAAGAAACCCTGTACTACTGATTTGTATCCAAACAAGTAATGATGGTTCTCATTGACTGCACAGTTACTCCTTCCATCATTCCTCCTTCAGGAGGATGACTGCTGACAACACAGTGAGCCTCCATGTCTGGCAAATACTCTCCTGACCATCACTGAATCTGGAGAGCTTCAGACAGAAGTAGCAGTGGATACAGAAAGCATAAACACAGAACAATCCAGTCTGGAAGATCATCCAGGCCAACCTTTTGTGAGAAAAATCTGTTAAACCAGTAAATTATTAGAACACATACCGATATCTGGATTGAAGATTTCTTCCACAACCAGTTGAAAAAATTCTTTGGAAACACCTCCTTCATCTACCCCTTGCTCTCCTTCAAATTCAACATACAATTGCTTCTTCAAGTCTGCAGGattttccatggcaatcatctcTAGCTATTGAGTGAAGagacagaaatatttcattagTAAATCTATTTACTAGAATAGTTTAGTAACAAATAATGAAGCCAAAAGCACCCTCCAAATTTAAGAAGAAAGCAAGCACAAATCACAAAATAAGATAAATCAATAGTAACCCTAAACCACTCTAAACATGTTTTACAACCTCGGGATTAACAGCAAGAAACTTACCACAGAACTGATCTGCCAGCCCATTAAAGCTCACTGGCTGTGAGCATTCTCTATTTCTATTCTTTTAAGCACTTATTTAAAACAAGTTACCATTGTGTTGCACACAATtcacagaaaaaggaagaaaacaagatgTATTATTGGGATAATTAAATTCATCTGACAATGAAGATTCTGCAATATGATCTACATGTTTGACAATAAACAGCTTTGTGAAGGGATTACACAGATATATTTTCAGAGGGGGAGACAGAAAACAAGCTTTTGATGAGTACTTGCATCTCTGAAACAAAgagctagggaaaaaaaacctaaaaacaaaaaagacactAGTATTGCAGTTAAATCAACTCCCTCTTCTTGATCCTACTGAAGTCTCAAAACTCTCTTGTTCTTATTTCTTCAGTGCCTTTAAACAGATCTACTGCACTGCTGCTATGAAAGTGAAAATTCAGTTAAGACCAAATAGGAAGTCTGACACTTTACAAGGGTTTCAAGTCTATACAAAGGCCATTAGAGgccacagaatcacaaaatagcttgggttggaagggacctggaaagatcatctagttccaacgcttctgccatggactgggACACATTCCAGTAAATCAgcttgctcaaagccccatctaGCATGGCCTTAAAtagttccagggatgggacattgccagctttcctgggcaacctgctgcagtgcctcaccaccttcgCAGCGAAGAATTTCTTCTGAATATCTAATCTTAACCTCTCCTCTATCATATGAGGTCATTTGCCATTGTCCCATCACTACATGCCTTTGTAAAAACTACACCTCCAGTTCTCATCACCCCCCTTTAGGTGCTGGAAATTTCTATAAGGTCTCCCAGGAGCCTTCTCTTTGGCTGAgaaaccccaactctctcagcctgtctttacaggagaggtgctccagccctctgatcatttttgcatccctcctctggactcaacCCAACAGGTCCACATCCTTCTTATGCTGGAGACCCAGAGCGggatgcagcactccaaggGGCAGTCTCACAGGGGAAGAGTAGAAGGGGACAGTCACCTCCCTggacctgctggccatgctgattttgatgcagcccagggaaTGGTTGGATTTCTTTGCTGTGAGTGCACATTGCCAGGCCCTTCCCTTGCTTACACCAAAAATGTATCCTTTCAGTAAATCAGAAGTTTAGCAAGAATATTTTGCAGCTGATAAGAAATATGCTACTTAAAAGCATAAACACACTGGTTACACATATGCAGCACAATTAGacaaaacattttctaaaaGAAAACTCAACAGCAGTAAATTAAGGCACAGATGGACCTGTATACTCCTCTACCAAGACCATGTTACTTGTGAGATTTGCCTCTGATGTGGGTTACTGCAAATTGTACTTACCAGCAGGTGTCCTTAATGTGCTAAACCTTACTTTTTACTTCACTCCCCTACCttatccacacatgccaacacaCTTTACAGGCCAGAATTTTACTACAGGAGTGTAAAGTAAAACAGGAACAGAACAGAGAAGGTAAAGGCAGCAGCAATGACACTATCAAGTCACAAAATCATACCACCAGCAAGACACATTTTCTCCTGCTAATTGCCAAGTCAGCCAGACATGATccaagcagcacagcagggcaggatgcTGTCAGGGGGGTTATCATAAGGGGTTTTAAGGCATTGAAGCACCCCATGCAAAAGGAGCATGtggagaaaaaattaaactacCTGGTATTGACAATTAAATTTCGAAAGAGAGGGAGTGTAACTTCATAGCACATAAATCTCAGttaaaaaacacaaaagcaaGCCATGAAGACCCCAGTAATGAAAGCAAGTGAGTATAGTCTGTATTTCAATCAACAAACCacaacattttctgaaaaatttaaTTATGTACCACCTAAGCCATTTGTGttaaaaaatcttttcctaGGACAAAAATGGAGCTTAATCCATGTTCCAAATAAAACCGACAActtttgaaaaacaaagaactagcatttattttaaaactgtaaATACAGGTTAGATGTTCAAGCTGAACAGAAATTCAGACAGACAGAAATTATCTTATTTGGATTCCGTCCACTTACAACCAACAGCAATAAAGCTGtggttttttcctcctcagtcATGACTTTGTTGGCTTCATAGTCTTTACCACCAGTAATTTAATATATATTGCATGATTTACAAATTTTCATGAGTTCTGAGAAAGCATATGCTgtctctgcatttcttctggGACAGCAACCCTATGACAGTGTGAAGACTATTGTGTCATGGAAATGCAGTAAGGAAGGTGTTCATAGCTATACATACAGAGCAATtaaagaaatttcaaaattattttttggcTGACAAAaacagcctgaaaaaaaaagaggaaggaaacagTCTTAGTTGAGCAATGCTGGCTAGGCAGATTAGAACAGTGGACTGGATGTCTGCAAGGGAGTCAGATAAAGGATTATCAAAAATCCAGTATTTTGAGCAAAGCCTGATGCTCCTTGAATCCTTGAAGTAGATTCTATAAGCAGGAAAATGCTGCTAAGCTGCTCAACTCAAAGTTGTGGGTTTAGCTGCTCCTTTGAATATCTGTGTCAACACTGATGCTtcacaataaaaattaaatgcagtAGGTAACAGCAGCAAATACAACAGTCAGGAGGCACTGGATAGCAGAACTGCAGCAGTGCTTCTATAGCAGGGAAATATGAACTTCAGTCATTGCTGTCTGGTTCTTGGGTTTTTCGGGGCCAAAACCccctttctttgtttttaataatcACAGCTATCTCAACCATGTCAACATAGATGCTGCTAGATAAACACAATCCAGCTGTATGTATTACTGAAGTTGTTTTCTGTCATGATGGTTTTACTGGCCACATCATTGAAATAATCATTATGTTTTCCAGGGGCTTCCTAAAAAGCAGGTGTGTAGCATGTTTAAAGCAGCAGAATGTATGAATTGAAAAGTTGAAAGCTGAGAGATGACATCATAAAGAATATCTGTATTTTGTTTGCTGAAACAACAATGTACCACAACTTAAGACATTGGGTGATGTTGCTTTGTTTACAGAATAACAGTGCTTTCCTGAAAGACAGGAATGTTCACTGAACGACAGAAATATGACAACATACAAAAGCTTAATTTAATGCCAGTGTTTGGCAACCTGCCTAAAATTGATAGCAACTGAACTAATTTCTATTCAGTTAAAAATGATCACAAACCACCTTAAGTTCTGTCATAACATAAAAGTTCTCTTTAAGGCAGAGGCAGGAATACTTTCCACACTAGACAGAAAAATGACAGAACACAGCTAATTTAAGCTTGAAAGTACCAGTGACACATCATGACATAAGTCGGTCAACATGTTTTTCTAAAACCTGGCATGGAAAGAGTAACAGTTACAGTGACAAAGCAGCCTTTGCTCCAGCTGTACTTTACAGTTCATGCGTTTGGAGCCTGTACACATCAATAGTCACATGCTCTGCATCCAACCAATGCATACCAGGGCTGACATTTTCACCTGAACACACAAACTGTAACGTGGTCTGAAACGATGTCAAATCTCCTGAAGTACTTTGCTGCTAATACAGGAGAGGATCTGCCTACTGGCTTCAGGTGTCACAGAAGAGTTTTGGTCATCAACACACTCAGCAGAGACATTTACAAGCAGGAGAGGATTGTTGCCCACTAGCTGTCTGCATTCCATGTGAAATTTGTCAAAGTGAGTTTCTAATTGGTCCAAGTGAGTTTGTACAAGCAAGTACAAGCCTGATTGTGCTGAAGGAATCCACCACGTTTTCACTTGCAGAAGCTGTGTGTCATAACTCACACCCTTTAAATTACTGCTACCTGAGAAGAACACCATATTTAACCTGAGCCATGGGGGTGGGGGAAGAGTAAACTCAGAAGAAGGGGATGAAAGAAATAGGTCTTGGGGAatgaaaaggcagaagagaggatTAAAGGATGTATTTCCTTTCATTACTACCACACTCACACAACGTGACTCAGCAGTACAGCTAACCTATTAAACCTGCTACACAGAAAAAAGCATAACTGCCTTCATGAACTTCAAACTGAGCTACCAACTCCAAAATAAAAGAATTCCTTAAAAAAACTGGGGACTAAAGTGTTAAAAATTCTGACATTCCATTCTTGTCCCCAGGTGACTTTTCAGActaacatatatacacataagTATCCAATAAGTATATACTACAAAGAAAGatatttcattaaataatttcaaataaaaaataaaataagtctCTGAGGCAAGTTTCACACATGCAAAGAAACTGAAGGaatttgtaaataaaatttttccTTAGATGTATGTGTTTCAGGGAACTAAGTTTCTCTCAGTAAGCAACTTTCAACAAGACAACGCCTTCAGGGTATTTAAAAAGTATTGCCTCAAATTCttagtaaaaggaaaaaagtcctATGTTGCTAAtagtaacaaaaaaaatcaccagtttTCATATTTGCTTTATTGAAGTCCAAGAAGTAAGAATATATACATATAGATTtataaaagctgaaatattAAGTACTTATAGGAGAAAAACAGCTTAGTAAGGACTTTATCAGCTTAACTGATTAGCAGAAAGCCAGTATTGAGTGTTTTTGCAAGAAATTGCAAAGGCTGGTCAATATATTTGTTTGAAAAATATTCAACATCAATAAGGAAAATATGAGTAACACTATCTCCATCTCATTTTAGTCAATATTcttgaaaatgcttttatcaTGAAGTTATCAGTTATTCCACAGATACTCAAAAAAGTCTTCACTACTTTTCTGTAAAGACACAGGTCTAGCGACATAAATAGTAGttgcaattttaaaaagtctgtAAATGTTCAAACCtctgaagttaaaaaaatatgaaatttgaGGGTAAATATGTTGGTACTCATAATTAATTAGCAGTATATTAAGCATGTTCAGAAACATTTTGTCACTGAACAGATATAAGAACATACTCTCACTAATGAATATTATTATCTTTGAAAGatctttctggtatttttcAGTGAGACTCTTCCTAAGTTCAATACTGTACACTCAAAACTGCAGCCATCCCTGATGCACAGTCATCCAGTGCAGCTTTCACTTAGATTTGATGTTGTCAGTACTGCTACAGAAGCTCATGGTACCCATCTTAGATTCCTATCAGAGACAGAGCAAACTGTTTTAAGGCTTAGGACATAAGACTGAAGAGTGTCCTCCAGAGCTATTTCAGACCGATTAGGAAATAATTGTGAAAATTACTAAAATCGCTCCTGAACCAATTACAAAGACTCCCATAACAACAGCATGCAATTCTTGAACAGACAGGCACTTTCTGACAAAAAACAACAGTGTGGAACAGTATCTCCCCTGGAATAACTTCCCAGCTACCAGCACAATTGCAGCTTAGAGATTTCCTGAGGTTTGTGTGTGGCTCACACCAAAATGCCTGTAATGTCCATTAGCTTTTGATGGATCTTTCTTTCCTGAAGACTTATGGGGTCCTGGGCAAAGACACCAACCCTCTTGAGGTACACAGTGTGGAAAACAAAATGTCATTTTGCTTATGTTAAGCCTGATTCGTGATAATAAAACTAGAGGCTACCAGTTATAAAAAACAGCATTTCTCATTCAACTCCTCCATTCATCTTTTATGTTCTCTCCATTATTGTTTTTACCCTTAAGGGGACTTTACAGTTTATTTGAAGAGACTCTGAGCTTTCCAAATGTATTTCTACTGCATCTTTTCTGATATTAAAATGagaagaaacaaatgaaaaagaacACTGTGGCCAACAGCAACATTAGAGCATTCCATTCACTAACACTTTCTGgggaatatttaaaatgtattcaCTGAGCAATGATGCTTTGTATCATCAGTTAAAACACATCAGTAGTTAAAAGACTGATTCTGTACCCACTTCATACAATACAATAAAATTTTCCCTACTTCCACATCATCCCACAACAGCTACCTTTTAACATCTCTTTGAAACAGCACATACTCCCTTCCTCCACTTTGGATGGCACCTCTGTATTCATCTCCATTTTACTGAGTATCATCTATTTTCCGCTTACGAGAAATGCCTGGACTGCTTGGTCCTTTTGGCTACTACTACAGTCTAGTTCAGACTACCTGAATTTAGAACAATTTTatcttttccctttattttctgtCCCCAAATAAACAGTTTAAAATCCTCACTTTCCTCAAGGCTCTGACAGTGAGGTCACCATAATTTAGCATGCTCTGACAGCTTAAATTAACAGCCATAGGAGGATCCATGGCAACTGCCCAGGCATGTAACTCAGGCTGCTAAGCTGAGCAAGGGCTGCTGCAAGCGCATCATAATTTACATTAGTATGTTTGAGCTTAATCTAATTTAAATTTCCCAAACTTCCTACAGGCCAAGAATGTGCACAGCAGTGACTGCtgtggccctgctgcagcttgaTGTTGTCCACAAGCTTCTTAAcccaaacatatttttttttgtcttcaaagATTTCAACTTCTACAACAAGCAGTATGCAAGATAATGCCTTTTCTCATACTTATAGACTTTCCTTCTTATTATCGGATAAAGATGAAGGTTTGCTTTTGCTCTGCTGGAATTGGCATTGAAAAGAACACCCTAAAACTAGCTTTTATGCTCATTTACCTCTCCATTTCTTAAAGAGAAAGAATTATCCCTCCCTTTTTTCCAGTATTTATGTGCCCAAAGCTGAATATTCAAGGAATAAACTCCATTACAATAATATGACAAAACATAACTGGACACGACTGAAAGTCTGATAGGTAGTGAAATTACAAAGAGTATTCTAAAACTGGTAGacagtatttttatatttatttgccTAATATAAAGTTGAGTTTACAGACAGAAGCTACTTCTGCACtgcaatttcattttttcttttgctactcaaaaccaatttttttctccaacaAATCATAATATCAGCAATTCCCACGAAGCAGCTAACTCAGCAGGAAATTCCTAGGCATACAGAAAAATCAAGGCAGGAGGCCATTTAGGGTTCTCACAATTGACCTTCACTGGCAGTTAAAGTCATCAAATTTAACTAAAATTAACAGCTGGGCTGAGAGGCAAAATGAGGTAATTTTCCTAAACGCTCTCTAAACACCTCTCTAGGTCTTCAGTGACAAGTTTTAAAGCCAttggtaaatttaaaaatttgcaCACTTTGTGCTTTAATAACAGAACTCCAGAAAACGAGTTTTTGAAAATTACCAGctttaacaaaacaaacaaacaaaaaaaaaaaaaaagggaagggtCCTAAAATAAAGAACACATTAAGGTTCCTATACAGACCTGTTTACTGCAAAATAGTTTGTACCTGTATGATTCCCCTCTTCCAAAAATGCATAAAGAAATGGCATTAAGTTTTAATTAAAGAAGTCAGCAGATTCAGAAACAGGCTGTTCTCACACTTCTTTGGTATCAACAAGTCTGTCTTCTTTTCTCAGTTGTATCAGTACTTGCACCAAATTAAAATACTGCTTTATTTCTAGTAATTTTTAAGTCCCCAAGAAGAGTACACAactaaaacattttaattctAACTTCCATCTGAAATTCCCTACCATCAAAGGATGATCCAGGACAGTGCAGAGGACAAAGAAACAGAAGTTGGTCACTCTGTCACCATCAAGATCTGTGCAGGATCTGATAATGGGGAATAAGAGCTATTTGGTACTTTATAACATCTAAATCTGCAATCACTCTGAGCAGCAGTAGTTCTGCTGAATATACAAAATCTTCAGCATCATGCTTAGAATTCAAACAATAAAGCTATTTGAGATTGTTCTAGAGGAAACCTAGTATATGTGCACCCACACAGAGCCCTTCTCAGTTACTCCAAGCCCATGTAGTTTGCACGAGTCAGAGCCAACAAACCCACAGGCCACGCTGCTGCGGGACTTACCCGGACAAGCGCGTCGTCGATGATGTGATCGCGCCTCACTTTCAGCCGCAAGTAGGGGTTGAGCTGCTGCCCTTGAACTAAGCTGTAGAGCACAGTTATGCGTCTCTCACTGTACATCCGGATCCTATTGTCATAATACAATCCCAGGTTCTTGGTAACAGCATTCAATATGAAGGGACAGGTCATAAATGAGAATTTATTCTCTGTTTCTACTTTGAAGAAAGTGTAGTCTTTGTCCATTTCTAGAACATCATTCAGTGGTTCATTAATAAATTCTTCAAAAGGGATAAGTGGTTTTCTGCAATCTATAGTTTTAACACCAAGTTCAGTTTCCAGTGGGTCTACTCGAGgaccttttttatttcttctttcctcaCCCAACAGCTCTTGAAGAGTTAGTTCACTTGATTCTGGGATGGgttcttcatcttcctcttcatTATGATCTGTATCCACATCCCCTCCTACTACATTTGCATAGTAAACCATTTTCAAGCACTTTGAAGCAGCAACAACAGCATCATCATCATTCACTAGGTTACGACTATTGAACTCGTTGCTTATGACTTTGTAAGTAATAAGCTGCTGAAATGTTTCCATCATTCTCCGAATTTGATCTGCTCTGTACTTAGACCACAATCTGACCAGTTTTGCTTGAGCTGCAAGGGGTAGTTTGCTCATTGCTTTGCAAAACAATGGTAGAGCCATTTCCAGATATTCTGGGCTATGAAGATTGCCATTCTCCATAACGATAATAAACAAATTCAGATAGTTAGGATCCCGAGAGTACACATTATGGTAAGTCAAGTCACATTCCACATTAGGTGACAAGTACACAAGTGCATTTAAAAAGGCAGTTTCTATTTTTTCATTAGAAAGTAACCTATCATAGACCCGTCTGACTGCTTCAATATCTACAGACACTTCATCTGGGCCTAGTTTTTGGAGGTTATTATCGCCCTGTGTGTTATCACCTATTCTTGATGACGAAGATGATGATGCACCAGAATCCTCTTCCATAGCAGCAGCCGAACAGgcagctttttccttttcatcttcATCTTTGTCTTCATCCTTTCCTTGAAGAGACTTGAGCTCCTCCTTGGTGTGCTGCTTGGTTTTTCGGAAACTCTGTACCAGTGCTTCAGCACTAGAAAACACTCTCCCAATCACCCTGATTAAAGGGGAATAATCCTCTTTTTCTCGACATAGTTCAAGAATTTCATATATCTTGTCTTCTGTTAGGAAGGTCAcatctataaaaatataaagataTTAGTTTTactaatataaaaattaaaaagataatATACTTCTGGTTTGCCCTACCTAAGAAACCTGTGTGTCATATCATCACTAAAACTGCAAAAACAGTGTCAGTGCTGAATAAATCCAAGACAGATACTTTATAATTTCATTAACATGAAAAATCATTATTTCATTCACtgacagtaaaatattttattcatggATGTCAATCAGAGAATGTGCACAATAGTGATACTGTTTTGCAGCCAATTAACTACATTAGGTAGTTAACAGTACTGTATTGTCTAAACAAGTGCAATCAGTAAGAGGTTTAAACTTTAAAAGCCTAAATGAATAAGGCTGCGACAATACAGTCTTCTGGTAAATCTGCATAGTTAATGTGCAAGTCATTAAACTAAACAAACTAGACTGTATCAACCTCTTTTTTTCAAAGCAGACCTTGAAGAAAAGACTCAATCACTTGTTTTGTTGTATATTAATGGCAATATAAGAtttcttatttctctttttaatgcTTTCTGCAACTGTTTTTAGACTAAACTGGTGCCTGAAAACCCTCCCAAACCCCTCAATATATGCTCTGAAATTTATGCTGCCTTCTAAATTACACATACAGTGTGGCATGTAGATTCTGTCTTTGTACATTAGGCCTCACTAAGATAAGCAACTTGGGTATACTAATCAACGTGTTATTCAGAGGAACAAGATGGTTTACACACATCATCTGCTCCAAATACCTGTCTGTTCTCCCTCTCCCCAAACTCCTGATACAAAATATGTCATTCGAAGGGTCCATTTGTTATTTGaaatcttcctttctctttagaaaaaagaaagaaaacattatttatagCTTTCTATGTTACTTCTCAAACAGAACCCACAGATTCTTTCACATCAGGTGACGATTTATAGTAAAATTACTGTAAACATGACCAGACCTGAGAAGATATTCTAGTTTAAGCAGATTCTTCTGAACTAACAcataatttagaaataaaacagaatCAGTTTATTAGCATCTCTAGAGAAAACATCTCAAAATTGTATTCACCAACCATGCTACAACTACCTACCTCTGTAGAGAGAAgtgtataatttaaaaaaaaccccgtTTAATGAAGATGttgtatattaaaatattttgaaatgggaTTACCTACACGGCTACTCATTCCAAGAagtcattaaattaaaaatacaaattagaTGATGCAAAGACAGACAACCTATTGCCTTTCACAGAACCCCAAGCCACTCTTAGAGCACATATAACACAGGAAAGGTTAGGCTTATGTCTTAAGTTTAGATTGACTTCCAATCTGAAGACACTGACAAATCTCAAAACTAACATCTGTCCCGTTAAAAAAATAGCTctactgaaaacatttttaaagaattcaAGCTTAGCACAACATCTATTTTTATCTGCTGCAGTGCATGCTCAGGAAGCAAAACTTGTCTTAAAAgaaatcttaattttcttgtgTTAAGAGAAATTTGTCTGCTGATACAGATGATATTCCATGACATGGCTCCTCAAAATGAGGACCACAGTCTCAATTTCATTTGACTCTGGACCAAAGACATTATTCATAGCATAAAAATCATCAGCACACACTGACAATTCAACAGTATTATAAAATTCAGATTTCTATACTTAAACAGGAATTTCCTCATTCACTCTTTTAAAGGTTTTAGTATTTCAGGAACTCCAGAAAagttaatttaattatttctgaagCATATTTCTTTGAATTTATTTAGAACTTTTAATCCCATGTCAAGCATAAAAGCAAGCTACACATCCTTTTCCTCAGCTTTGCTAAACTTGGCTGCAGATTTCCCAGTAACTGTTGTAGCAGAtcaaccttaaaaaaattcagagtGCTAGATGCCTTAGACATCACCCAATTCCGAAGGTAACTAAGCCTCAGATGAGCTTTAAGAATGCGTTAAAAGCCCCCTGTCTATACAGCTACAAAAAAGTTCAATACTTGTGATGCTCCAAGAGAGGAAGTCTGAGTCACTGCTGTAGCCAACAGACTGTCTCTGGAGGTAGGTTCAGAAGACTCTTAAGTACCTGCCTTGGGGAGAGGGGATGGTTAGACAGAATAAGGTAAATTCTGTGTCTGAAAAGCTCCACAAATAATAccaaaaaaatcaaggaaaaaacccacaaaacagaCTTAATGTGCCTCTTGCTCATCTAATACtacatttccttccctttccccttcctaCTCTTCAGAGAGTGTTTGCCTCTCTGCTTATTCAGATCATAAGTAATTTGGGTACAAATTTATCCTTGCATCAGATAAAGAAGAAACTGATGCTGGAATATCTTGGATTGCTTATAACACAGTATTATGTTTTATTGCTAGTTCTGtagggatttttaaatttttcctgtAAACAATTTCACCTTCTTTAGCTAAAATAAATGCATCTGGACTTGTGTTTATACCACTTTTTGCCATAACACTTAAAGGTGGTCTGCTCAAATGTTAATGGCTTTAAAAACCATTTGGCATGATTTCTGGACATGGTTGCATCACAGGTTAAGGTGACAACTAACATTATTCCATTTGTATGTATTTACTATTACAAACTGTTGAAAAGCTAAACAGAAGTTAGAAAACATACATATAGAACAGCATTTCATTTTACACTGGCTTAAAAATAACTGTGCTCAAACA includes:
- the UBE3A gene encoding ubiquitin-protein ligase E3A isoform X1; this encodes MATACKRSPGEPHSENIETSRMKRAAAKHLIERYYHQLTEGCGNEACTNEFCASCPTFLRMDNNAAAIKALELYKINAKLCDPHPSKKGTSSAYLENNSKGAHNNSCTDRKMNKKEMQGPRDDFKDVTFLTEDKIYEILELCREKEDYSPLIRVIGRVFSSAEALVQSFRKTKQHTKEELKSLQGKDEDKDEDEKEKAACSAAAMEEDSGASSSSSSRIGDNTQGDNNLQKLGPDEVSVDIEAVRRVYDRLLSNEKIETAFLNALVYLSPNVECDLTYHNVYSRDPNYLNLFIIVMENGNLHSPEYLEMALPLFCKAMSKLPLAAQAKLVRLWSKYRADQIRRMMETFQQLITYKVISNEFNSRNLVNDDDAVVAASKCLKMVYYANVVGGDVDTDHNEEEDEEPIPESSELTLQELLGEERRNKKGPRVDPLETELGVKTIDCRKPLIPFEEFINEPLNDVLEMDKDYTFFKVETENKFSFMTCPFILNAVTKNLGLYYDNRIRMYSERRITVLYSLVQGQQLNPYLRLKVRRDHIIDDALVRLEMIAMENPADLKKQLYVEFEGEQGVDEGGVSKEFFQLVVEEIFNPDIGMFTYDESTKLFWFNPSSFETEGQFTLIGIVLGLAIYNNCILDVHFPMVVYRKLMGKKGTFRDLADSHPVLYQSLRDLLEYEGSVEDDMMITFQISHTDLFGNPMMHDLKENGDKIPITNENRKEFVNLYADYILNKSVEKQFKAFRRGFHMVTNESPLKYLFRPEEIELLICGSRNLDFQALEETTEYDGGYTRDSLIIREFWEIVHSFTDEQKRLFLQFTTGTDRAPVGGLGKLKMIIAKNGPDTERLPTSHTCFNVLLLPEYSSKEKLKERLLKAITYAKGFGML
- the UBE3A gene encoding ubiquitin-protein ligase E3A isoform X2; amino-acid sequence: MKRAAAKHLIERYYHQLTEGCGNEACTNEFCASCPTFLRMDNNAAAIKALELYKINAKLCDPHPSKKGTSSAYLENNSKGAHNNSCTDRKMNKKEMQGPRDDFKDVTFLTEDKIYEILELCREKEDYSPLIRVIGRVFSSAEALVQSFRKTKQHTKEELKSLQGKDEDKDEDEKEKAACSAAAMEEDSGASSSSSSRIGDNTQGDNNLQKLGPDEVSVDIEAVRRVYDRLLSNEKIETAFLNALVYLSPNVECDLTYHNVYSRDPNYLNLFIIVMENGNLHSPEYLEMALPLFCKAMSKLPLAAQAKLVRLWSKYRADQIRRMMETFQQLITYKVISNEFNSRNLVNDDDAVVAASKCLKMVYYANVVGGDVDTDHNEEEDEEPIPESSELTLQELLGEERRNKKGPRVDPLETELGVKTIDCRKPLIPFEEFINEPLNDVLEMDKDYTFFKVETENKFSFMTCPFILNAVTKNLGLYYDNRIRMYSERRITVLYSLVQGQQLNPYLRLKVRRDHIIDDALVRLEMIAMENPADLKKQLYVEFEGEQGVDEGGVSKEFFQLVVEEIFNPDIGMFTYDESTKLFWFNPSSFETEGQFTLIGIVLGLAIYNNCILDVHFPMVVYRKLMGKKGTFRDLADSHPVLYQSLRDLLEYEGSVEDDMMITFQISHTDLFGNPMMHDLKENGDKIPITNENRKEFVNLYADYILNKSVEKQFKAFRRGFHMVTNESPLKYLFRPEEIELLICGSRNLDFQALEETTEYDGGYTRDSLIIREFWEIVHSFTDEQKRLFLQFTTGTDRAPVGGLGKLKMIIAKNGPDTERLPTSHTCFNVLLLPEYSSKEKLKERLLKAITYAKGFGML